The DNA region atacacatatgattattgaaGTATAGGGTCCATCTTTCTCAAAGTTAGAAATTCACACGCACACCGAGCACTGCCAACGGGAGCAAAttaggttcagtatcttgcctaaCTGGAGCACCCCAGGGATCAAAcagctgatcttctgattagtggttGACCAGCTTCACCTCTTGAACCAAAGCCAGACATTGCAGAGAGATGTCCTTGTTacctaacaaaataaaagtgttaaaATGATAGTAATGTGTTTTTTAGAAGTGTTAAGTGAAACTTACCTGTGTTAATTCACTGTCCTCCATTTCCATCTCTGTCGCTTTggttctttttctctcttctcttccctCTTTCAATCTACCAATCATCTTCTTGGCAAGATTTTTCACTTTCCCTCTGGTGTTGGTcttttggtttgtttgctttggttCTCCATGCATAAGTGTCCCATCAACTTCCTGTGCGTCCTCTGAGCTCTTCAGTCCCAGCTCAAACGGATCCAACTTTGTCCCTTCCACCTTTGTCCCCTCCCATCCAGATGGGAGTTTAGAAATCACATCAGAGTCTCGTCCCCATGTCCCAGATATCTGGAtttctttgctgttttctgtccaTTTGAGTGTCTCCACATTTGTATCTGTCCCTGTAGGGCTGATCTGAGAAGGAACCTCTTGTGGACCAGATTGGACCTGTCCATTTGCTTTGTTCTGGTGATTTCCTGGGTGCTGAGACTTACGATCAAGAGTTTGGTTCTCAGCTGTGACTACTGATCTTGGTCTGTCTCTACAAGGAGGCATGAGACAGAATTTGGGGACAGACCCCAATACTGTTTGTCCAAGTTGTGATGGTTTTTCTGTCATGGTTGTAGTGCTCAACTCGCCACCTCTGGAATCTCTGTGTACCTTACCTCTGTCCTCTCCGTCTCCTTCTTTTTTATCCCTTTCCTCCTCCACCAAGTCTCTCCACTCTTCATCCTCTtgctttcttctctccttttcctcttctATGACAGACTTCATGGCACTGAAGAGATGTGGAGGTTTGATGGGTGGTTTTGGGGGATGTTTTTGAGGTGGTTTTGGTGGAGGCTGTAGTGGAATTATTGATTCtttttttgctgaaactgtAGACGTACAGTTTCTGTTGGTTGCTGCCATGTCAGGTTCTACATCTGAGGTAAGGTCTGAGCATCCCGAAGCTAGCAGGGATGAATTTTCTGTCATGGTTGGAAAGGTCAGTCCAATATTTCTGACATCTTCTTCCGTTCCTATGTCTGTAAATACTACCAACATCTGTCGCGGAGGCTTTCCCACATCCAAATGACATTCTTTGCCAGATGTTTGTTTATTCACCTCAGTCTTCTGACTTCTTTCAGTTAGATCTTGCTCCTGTCTGTTCCTCTGTTCTTTACTCCATTCTGCCTGTCCTCTCACTCTCCCCTCTCCTTCTTCTGTCTCAGCCCTCTTTAATGTATTGGGTCTTGGAGGTTTTATAGGTGATTTAGTAAGAGGTCTTAGAGGAAGCTGTGGTGGGTGTTTTGCTTCCACTTTTGGTAAAATTCCAGATGCAGTGCAGTTGTGCATGTCAGGTACTTCCAACGGGGAAAGACCCCTGTGTGGACTGTTACCTTTGACTCCATCCAATACTGGAGATGTCTGGCATGCCAGTGAGTTCAaagttttattctttttctcaCATGCAGGTGACCTCTTGGGAAGTGGGAGAGGAGCTGACAACATGGATGGAGAACGAAGTGCTTTTCTGCTTTCCACTTCAGGGATGAGTGCAGAGGCAGAACCCTGAAGTCTCTCAGCAGTACGAATGACTAGACCTGGATCTGACAGGACAATGCATTTCACTGCTTGGTCCTTTTCAGACAGTTCTCCATTGTTGATTTGCCCTTCAGGTTGAGGGTTGATTTTTGGACTgtcactttcctttttttctttgtgataATCTGTTTCTTCCGAGTCTGATCTCAGTCGAGAACCATCATAGTTGAGCTCCATATTTACATAAATTCCATAACTGTCTAGAAGACTTGTTGAGTGAGTGGATGTGTCCATTGGTATTCTCAGTttgactggatgctgtgtcTGCAGGTGACTTTTCTAGAGtatcagagacagaaagaaggaCCATGACTCATTATCCATATAACACATCAGAAACAAAACCATCACATAATGTAGCACCAACATTAATGAACTGGAAACTTTTCTTTAACACCTTTCTGATCTGCAATTTATGTACTGTATGATACAGTCTTGTATGTTCAGTTAGGGGGTGCTATAATAATTGGATAAAGTGGAAAAAGCAATTAAAGCAACAAGGTTACGACCATAAAGTAAGAAGGTGTTGTGGggcattttgcaacctgcacCCACCTTCCCAAGATGAAGAGAACTTAAGGCTATGGCTGAAGGCACTAAACCAACacggtctcactcccaacttgtcaaatactgacctTTGGTCGTAGCTCAttggcgtcagacacagatgcaCAGAGGCAACCTTCAGTGGAGTTATGAGCCGCTCTAGGTGGCagcatttgttgttttattataatgtaatgtgctagtatgtgtagcatacacACTCACAGTAAGACTGTGTAACGGTAAAAACACTTAAGAGTAAAGCTGTTTTACCGTAAAACAAACTTACAGTAAGGCTGATTTACCGTAAAACATCATAACAGTTAAGGTACTGTAGACTGGTAATTACAGTAACTTGCTGGTTActgtaaaaatacaataaaatgtctAATAGTGCATGGAATTACAGCTAAGATTTCACTAGTATAGCCAACAAGCAATTGAACacatagctagctagcttaccTGAATCTGACAGCCACCTGATGTGACTTAATGTAACTTTGTAGGCGACCCATTTCTCAGTTAggttgtttatttgttctaGTCATAGACTTaacataaagatggacgacatgacagctcccagaaagtgaagccaaaacattacgATCACCACTTGTTGTCTGGCTGCAATTTAGACCATAACCCGCGCCTCCTCCATGCTAGCAGATgagacatgggccaaactaaaaactcccAAGTACAagtcaaaaataattttttttccccaaagatgGTATCTGTCATGCACGGTAGCTCATATCACGTtgatgtgtgttcaagtgctCGTTTTTCTTCCAAGTTTGGTTTTGAAAGCAGGTGCGAGATggctactgtgcagactctggctccaaattatGTCagcagtgcaagatggcagcggttGTATCCGGggtattttggcttcatttttgttcagtggggGTAAATGGAGATgcattgtccatctttatatacagtctatggttctaACTAGCTAAcaattgaataaataaagctGGTGAAACTGAATCTGATATCGAAGTCTTCagactagctaactagctagctaccAGAGGTTGACGTGACAGTTTAGCAGAAGTGGGATGGTAGTAAGGTGGAACCAGCAGAGTTTGGTGATTACCAGTGACCCTCTTTCACATCACACTGCAAAAATACTTATTAGCGAGGAGCTTTCAGTAAgagtttgaatgcaggactttgtGAAAGAGAATTTTTACATGTGGTGTTGCTGCTTTTATCAAAGTATAGGGTCTGAATGCTTCTCTCCTTCTAAATTTGATCTACTCAGTGGACTGCAGTTACTAACCCATATATTTTCCTGATAGTCTAAAACATTCTTATACCCCTACAAAGCAAAACTAATGATTCATTACAGTTTAACTCTCTGTATCAACAATTTTTTGCTATATATTCATAAAACTGGTGCAGCCTCTTACCTCTTTTGTCTCTTAATTCGACAGGTTTCCTCCTTTGTGCGTGTTCCTTGGTCGCGCCCTCTTTGTCCCTCTGCCACCTGTGTTTGAGTCAACTTTGATTTTATGCTGCCTCAGGTTTTCCAGCCCTTTTATTTTCATACCTCCTCTTCCTGTCTCATGTTTTCCTCATGCTTTGTGGTCAGACCTCAGTGCCATTGACTAACAAAACCAGTTCTGCCTCATGCACTTTTTGACTCTGCCTTTTATGTTTTTAGATTCTCATCGTTATTTTGGTTTTATCCCTCAGACAGATACATTTTTATCTTTGtgtgtagtagtagtagtagtagtagtagcctAGCGGTACGTCATTCATTTGTTAttaattttgagatactaaatcATTATTGTGACACAACAAGTAATTATTCTGAGAtactaaattattattttgagatacccagcattatttttgagatagataattcattattttgataaagtttctcattattttgagacactaacTGATTTCTCATTTTGATACACAGGATTATTTTTAAATCACACTGGTGGAAATGGGTTTCCATACTTGGACTCCACAGTACAAAGggattttaaaggtccagtgtgtaggatttggggggATATCTTGGCAGAAATGTTATTTAATAtaataagttttattttttgtataaccacctgaaaataagaatcgttgtgttttcattgagctatttatatctacaaagagagtgggtccttgtctacagagatcgtcatgttgcactgccatgtgtctacagtagcccagatgagacaaaccaaacactggctccagataaggccattcacattttcgcaTCAGTAATTGTAGTTAGTTAAAgtcggaaaaacactgatttttaatgcttaactgctttattctgtgtttttttttatcattaatgttttatcgaatgttttttttctaatataaACAGTGTCACAGAGtgttaataaatcaaatatatgtacacaagaggaaaaaaacaattaccataaaataataatataatgatgCATAAGTAATTCttaagaaacaacaaaaaaagagaaaaaatatccCTACATAAATATGCACCACAATCCCCTCTGATATACAAGCAGCAGATTCTCTCAGACACTCAAGAAAGGTATGATTCACTTAAAGATACATCCACACCAGCAATGTACTCCAAGTAGCCTCTCTACTTTGCCACATATTTCTCTGTCCTGCCCTTAGAACGGAAAGAGATTTGTTCATATGGTGCAACGTTTGCCAACTCTGTTAACCATTCCTTAAAAGAAGGCTCGCTTGGTTTCTCCCAGTTTCTCATTATAATTTGCTCTGTGTAATATTAACTATACACTCAAGAACCTTTATCTAATAGTTATGAATCATGGGACATTCCCAGAGTAGGTGAGAAAGCATCCCTTTAGAACTGCAGCACTTCCAACAGTCAGCATTGTTCCCAAGCTTGAGCTTAAACAGTCTAGAAGTGgttcaataaaaatgattaaatattttaaattggatttaatttaatattgatGTTGCTTGGAATATTCTCACATATATGATCCCATTCTTTTTCTGCAACATCAATGTTCAGATCTGCTTTCCACGTTAACATAGGAGCATCAGATAcagatattcattcattttctataaaAGCTTATCCTGTTGGAGGTCGCGAAGGGGCtagagcctgtcccagctgacatcgggcaagaggcagggtacaccctggacaggtcaccagactatcacagggctgacacacagagacagacaaccattcacactcacattcacacctatgggcaatttagagtcaccaattaacatgcatgtctttggactgagggaggaagccagagtacctggagaaaacccacgctgacacagggagaacatgcagactccgcaccaggaaccctcttgctgtgaggcaccaatgctaaccactgcaccaatcATTCTTAATAAACAAATACCTCATGACCCAGCCccattatttttataatctgacaaagATTTGACTTTTGAGGCGGGATTCCTTTCCCCACAACAAGGACTAGCAGGTGTCTGATTTGCACATACTTCCAGAAATTGTTTTTATCGGTtaaaatcaccaggtccatttgtcaTAGTCATAGTCATATTTATTAACTCTTCACCACAATTGTGATATGGagtacaaacaagacaaaatacaaaataaatgatgaacAGTCAGAATGAGTCATCACAGatcaaagtaaacaaaaagaaaaccaagCCTGCACTCAAGCACAGCCATacattatttcatttaaaaagtggCAAAACATTATTCAAGAACATTATTGTTCTGAAGAGAGAGCGGATAATTCACCTTTtggaaaaacctcctgaacaataaacactgacggaattctaaccaggagacgAATTAGCAGGTGGCAATCTTTCATCATCACTGCcatatgccactaaatccccccaaATCTttcacactggatctttaactTAGTTGGTGGAGTTTTACAAATGACCAGTAGAGGGCAGCTAAAAGGCTTTGCTGCGTATAGGCTGCCGTAAATTCTATTGAAAGAACAAGAACAAGTAGCCAATCCGAATCCTCCATTTTCAATCACGTGATTTTAAAACccggaacaacaacaacagcttgGACTTTTGATCCCAGACTCTCAGGgaacttttaaaaacattccCAGAGCTCCAGTTTTAGTTTATGATATGTTTTCTATGAAGCAGTAATGAAGTCGGCTCTGCTTCATGTCTCGGTGCCTTTCGTGCTCTGTGTCGCCTTGGCGAACACCCGTCTGTTTGACGAAGTGAAGGTGGACCTGTCCTTTGACCACTATGCAGAGAAGGTGGTTGATTATCTTCCCGGCTTCCTGGCGATGCCCTGCAACTGTCTAATTAACCTGGGTTATATCTGCACGGGACTGTACTGGCTGTTTTGGCGCGGAGGCGTCCAGGAAACGCACGAGAGCAGGTACATGAGACAGGTGTTCGCCTTCATGGCTGTCTTCTACGGTCCCGTGCAGTGGACGCGCCTGTCGATGCTAAGTCGCGCGCCCGCCGTGCTCGACCAGTGGTTGACCTTACCGATCTTCGCCTGGGTTCCGGTGTGGATCAGCTTCGCAGAGCTCGGGCCGGCGAAGTGGCGCGCGACGCACGCGGCAGCGCTCGAGCTGCTCTCCATCCTCAGCTACGGGCTGGCGCTGGTGCACGAGCGCGGCTTCGAGGCGGCGCTGGGCTGTCACGTCGCCCTGGCGATGTACAAGGGAGTTCGCGTGCAGCTGGCGCACGGGGATGGTCGCACGCGGCGATATCTGCTGCTGGCGGTGCTGTCATGTTCGGGGTTCGTGGTGCTGAAGCTGCTGGATCACTGGCTCGCTCGGTACCGGCCCTTCCAGCGGTTCACCGGACACTTCTGGTCCAAAGTGTGTGACGTGCTGCAGTTTCACTTCAGCTTCTGTTTCCTGACcgcactgacacacagagctcaGGAGAAGACTGCAGCACAGCAGGACTGAgacagcagagaagaagagccaTGATGAACTTGTAGAAGAGGAAGAGTCCAGAGACAATTCGCTTAAATCTCAGAGTGCTTTTGTACTATCAGGCCTGAAAGATGTTGTATAAGTTTTGTGAGAAACCCAGAAAAGCAAACCACCAATACCTTATATTTCTACATTATTTTGTTACAGAtatgtttaaactttaaacCTTAAAACCTCCGGTCTGAAATACCATCCTCTAACCCAGGAGTGCAGAGACGGAAGATGGCCGTTCCCTGTGCTAAATCAACATGGCGGCTGCTGTCGGTTCTGGGCCTGGAGGGAGGAGGCTGAACGAGCATCCTGCTGATGATGGAGCAAGACTGAGGAAGAAAGCTGGAGGCCAGGGTCAGATGGGCAGTGACTTGGCCGCCACTGCCGACCCACCAACTGGAGGGTGTTGTGGTTAAGGGTCGAAACACTCAAGGAAGGTTGGGTCCCACCTGACGACATCTGATCCTGGTCGAAAGCTGCGTGTAACGGGTGTATTTTGCAACTATTTTTGCaacttaaaactttaaatttctTAACACGGCTGCAGTGAAGTTGTGGTGAGGTGTAGGCACAATAAACagttggttatggttaggaaaacatcatgttttggctgaaaaCACCACATCTGGTGGCACAAAAGCAACTGGAAACGCTGTGATGTGTTAAGGGTCGCCAAAAAACAGCTGGTGTCGTTGTGTGTTGGACTCAAGCAGTggcctgcagcttggcagccatctgtACTGtaggtgacatgccatccaccattccctccacctcccaataacaaagtcagctcatgtattATGTAACTTTAGAAAGTATGATACACAAAAACCTGCAAAtgttttgtggtttgcagaaacatacaatgccaacattttcctctggcgactgggcttTAGTGGGATATTACACCACCAATACTTAATGTCCTGCATTCTGGTCAAGTTTTATGCACAGATTTGTACCTTTGCTGCATCAATGTTTAATGTAAAtgtctttgattttgtcaaagtTAAAGTCCTCTGATGCTTCCATGTTTTTTCAAGAGGACAAATGCATGTTCTTAATATCAAGGGGGGcgtgtcccctgcatccccccCGAAATTTACACCCATGCAAGCCACAGGGGCATTTATACCTTTAACAGTAAACTgtgatttaaaatgtttgatACTTAAATGATTCTTAAATGATCTTGTAATCATAAATGTAACTTGTTGCTTAGAAAAAGTATGGACCAACGTCATCTCCTGCCTCTGATGCataaactgactgactgatgcaTAAAAAGCGACATTTGCGAATGTGGCTGATGTCACGTACTAAATGCTGACATGTTTCTGTGAATCTCACATGACAGAGCACAGAGGTGGAGCGTGTTCATGTGTTTCTCAGGTGTAGACACTCATTTCACATGTGAAGTTTCCCAAATAagtttttcagacatttcacaCGTGataaatttacattaaattaatgTGTCTTTCAGATATTGCACaaataaaatgccaaaaatcaCATTAATGTACAGTGCTGTTTCATATGTGATCAAGTGATGAATGGGCACACatgtttttttggtcatttcacatgtgaaaacattaatgtggtggtttgttttttgcaaGTGTAAAGTTGAGAAATTTTAAGCCAGCAAAAATAGATAGTAGATAAaggatttaatatttttcttggCAGTGTGGTGAGGGGTTTGAAACTGCTTTTTGAGCTTCAGTATGGGCAATAGAATTTAACGCTTGACTGAAAggataaagtatatatatatttagaaaataaaaacgaaaATATACATTGTAAGTTAAAGTTTCTGATACACCAATTTGATCCTAATGCCATTGGAATTTGGATTTAGGCATTTCAATGTTTTCCTCAAAATTCGCTGTATTAAGAATGTATAGCAAGATACATCCTTGTCTCAAAAACTCATAGAGTGAAAAGATGCTGAAATAGAAAACCTCTTGTCTTTATAATCTGAATCCACACTGACAAGTTGTGATAAAACTTTAACTGAAACATTTCAACATGTTCAACTGaatgtacattttttatttcaacatgttaaagaaaaaagaaatgacttGGTATTATGAACTGTAAAAGAAGAGGCCGTTATTTCCTTGAAATCCAAAAATCTTACCAGTGATAACGTTCTGACCTCAGATAACTGAGCCATTCGAGATGCGTCACTGTTAGGTTGTTGAAATTTCTGGGGAATAACTGTGGAACCCCGTCACATCTTTACACGTCATGTTTAGTGATAGAAGTCAGGACAGGCTCTGATGATGTTTTCCTATTGGTCCACAGCAGGGCCAGGCCTGCCTCCCGGAAGTCCTGATGGGAGCAGTAAATAAGAGGGTTCAGACCACAGTCCAGGTATGACATCACTGACGACAGTGTTCTTAACCAATCAGGTGCCGGTGACAGGTCCATCCTGCCCAGCAGGATCAGCTGATGGAGAGGTCAACgagaagaaagaaacagagacagtCTATGAGTggacgtgtgtgtgttcgcTCTGTGGTGTCTGTGTACACGCAGATACAGATGTTGTTTCATGTAGTGAGTGAGTGCATGTGTCACCTCAGACACAACGAAGGGAGTGTAGCAGAGCATGTAGGAGGCCACCAGCAGAGGAGTGACTGCAGACAGATCTTCATCATCACTGAGACAAAGAGGAAacaagatggagagaggagCAAATAACAGGCTATTTGTTTACAAGTTCTCTTCCATGCAGTCGGCcatgttctacagtagctcagaatggacaaaccaaacactcagTATGTTTATATGCACAGTGAAGTTGAGTTACCTGTTGCAGCTCGCATGGCAGCCAGTGGCACTCAGTAGAGAGCAGAAGAAAATAATGAGGAAGGGGAAGAAGATGCAGATGGAGAAAGCACAGAGAATGTAGACCAACATATCTGAGTAGCTGTTCTCCCAGAAGACGGCACACAGCATCTCTGCAGGGTCGTACCTGGAGGAGAGATGATGGAGGTGAACAGAGCAGAAACAACATGGAGCTCTAACTGAAAGCATCAAGTAAAGTACATACTTTATCCAGCTGTAGACAACAGGAACGCTGCCAAACACAATTCCTGTAACCCAAGAAGCCAAGCAGGCTGTTGCTATGACAACAAAAAGAGCACGTCCTGTGGAGGGGATGCCAATCAGACGTTGCAAACAGAGGACAGCTGTAAAGGCAAAGAGAAACCCTCAAACTCACTGCAACAGAGGACTTACGAGACTGTTGCCTACTATAAAGGTACTAAAACAGTACTGTAACTATGCCTGCTATGAATACATAACTCATTTTAAGTCTTAAATAAACTCATTTCAAATATCCCCTGTAATAACACAAGTTACAATATTCAtctctctgtcagtgtgtttagCCGTACCTATGCTCCCTATGGAGGAGGTGATGAAGGCAAACTTGAGCAGGCTGACGACCTCACACCacggtgacctctgacctcctgtcaGCATGGCAAACAGGGAGCCGGAGATGATGAGGAGGGAGCACCCTTCACAACACAATGATTAATTATCAGACATGACGACTTCCTGTGCTGAGATTACATGTCAACCACTGTggcaaatgtgttttaatactAGAATGAAAACTAGAATTATGAGTTGAGTTGAGAGATAGTAGGATACACCAAGAACgtaaattaaaaatatgattataGCTGTTGCACAGCGGTGAGTAGGGTCCAGGCATTTTGAGGAGgaagacatttgtttgtttcatatgtatcagcATTTCTACAGTGACCTGGTATAtgtgctgactttgtcatctggaggagGAAGGGATGTTGGATGGTACGACACCtagtgagacacctgccaagctgcagaccattcTCTTTGAGCGAGTCATTGCAGCGTCTCCAGTGGCTTTTATCCACCAAACATGGTGTTTTTTAGAGACGTTATGAAgcgtttccagcagggattgtgccatcaaagccaaaacatgatcttttccttaccATTACGAAGCGTTTTTTactcctaaacctaacaatgtTCATCATAGTGCTGTTGAAACATGAAGAAAGATAAAGCTGCAGTCTATTCCCTACATAATAATTCACAAATGTAACTTATCTGAGGTTTGCAGAAAAGTgcaataccaacatttattgAAAGGCAGATGTCaaaatagtttgtttttttaaacttctagacaaaatccagatgtctgtattatattttattgtaccATAAGTGagaaactgatgtttaaagatgCTCTTATTTCCAAAAAGTAAAGTTTACACGAGGATAGAattcaaaatattgtcaaaattTCAGTTTTTCTGATACAATCCTGAAATTTACCACATTACTACCATGGCATGAaaatgttgttatttatttcaggaACATTGGAGATATATTCAGTGAGAATTTGCTGTTGGTGTTTACAAGGCTGTTTCCActtaaacattttgatgcactgtgggctcaatttttgatactTCAAAAATCTGGTGGATCACCAGCGGACAGCCTGAAGATGATGTGT from Epinephelus fuscoguttatus linkage group LG3, E.fuscoguttatus.final_Chr_v1 includes:
- the LOC125885063 gene encoding uncharacterized protein LOC125885063; translated protein: MLPPRAAHNSTEGCLCASVSDANELRPKKSHLQTQHPVKLRIPMDTSTHSTSLLDSYGIYVNMELNYDGSRLRSDSEETDYHKEKKESDSPKINPQPEGQINNGELSEKDQAVKCIVLSDPGLVIRTAERLQGSASALIPEVESRKALRSPSMLSAPLPLPKRSPACEKKNKTLNSLACQTSPVLDGVKGNSPHRGLSPLEVPDMHNCTASGILPKVEAKHPPQLPLRPLTKSPIKPPRPNTLKRAETEEGEGRVRGQAEWSKEQRNRQEQDLTERSQKTEVNKQTSGKECHLDVGKPPRQMLVVFTDIGTEEDVRNIGLTFPTMTENSSLLASGCSDLTSDVEPDMAATNRNCTSTVSAKKESIIPLQPPPKPPQKHPPKPPIKPPHLFSAMKSVIEEEKERRKQEDEEWRDLVEEERDKKEGDGEDRGKVHRDSRGGELSTTTMTEKPSQLGQTVLGSVPKFCLMPPCRDRPRSVVTAENQTLDRKSQHPGNHQNKANGQVQSGPQEVPSQISPTGTDTNVETLKWTENSKEIQISGTWGRDSDVISKLPSGWEGTKVEGTKLDPFELGLKSSEDAQEVDGTLMHGEPKQTNQKTNTRGKVKNLAKKMIGRLKEGREERKRTKATEMEMEDSELTQDERRHGKEGWMNDEEEGPDEDAVDHLAPTETQRHVDLMERRIKGGHATSYSPFASFEVGSPVKLVEELLTGDERFQFLNRDQSSTPDPPDTEEPSADLQFTLDEFEGNSSVSKEESVYEIIDCSDMMTEESQIYEQLDLNRAPSPVPQSETSETIPLTPRTKNIYDTVKFFPPAQPTVTHMTLSDIKSQGVLDSSVQKYLIKLSKKRKHRTGRRQRGDRSNDVVRGSLSSTTPQQIFPASVFYCVPAAGGEVEQQLSAVKCGGSSPRSLAKLKIPLKDKTIPRVAQPKEDRGK
- the tmem187 gene encoding transmembrane protein 187 — translated: MKSALLHVSVPFVLCVALANTRLFDEVKVDLSFDHYAEKVVDYLPGFLAMPCNCLINLGYICTGLYWLFWRGGVQETHESRYMRQVFAFMAVFYGPVQWTRLSMLSRAPAVLDQWLTLPIFAWVPVWISFAELGPAKWRATHAAALELLSILSYGLALVHERGFEAALGCHVALAMYKGVRVQLAHGDGRTRRYLLLAVLSCSGFVVLKLLDHWLARYRPFQRFTGHFWSKVCDVLQFHFSFCFLTALTHRAQEKTAAQQD
- the si:dkey-9i23.8 gene encoding visual pigment-like receptor peropsin, encoding MSEWFNRTVFLERQWPEAEKWLLVAVLGMEMVMGVVGNCLVLLVKVMQRGQFCCRYWLPFMSLTLSDLGCSLLIISGSLFAMLTGGQRSPWCEVVSLLKFAFITSSIGSIAVLCLQRLIGIPSTGRALFVVIATACLASWVTGIVFGSVPVVYSWIKYDPAEMLCAVFWENSYSDMLVYILCAFSICIFFPFLIIFFCSLLSATGCHASCNSDDEDLSAVTPLLVASYMLCYTPFVVSELILLGRMDLSPAPDWLRTLSSVMSYLDCGLNPLIYCSHQDFREAGLALLWTNRKTSSEPVLTSITKHDV